ctcccctagataccatgtctatagcaaTTTTGAACTCTGCATAGATACCACGTCTATAGgttttcaaattttgcacattcaaatgcatatagaaaacatgtctatagggaaTTCTGAATATCcattctcatatagaaatcatgatcatagctCTGCTACTCTCgtctagaaatcatgcatataagtCAATCTGAATTCttcatatgcatatagaaaatatgcacCTATAGGACCTTTTAAATCATGTGTATTCATTCGCcatctagaaatcatgctcataagACTTAAGCGTTCAATTGCATCTAGATACTATGTCTTAAACCAAattcagcacctagatatcatgcttttTTAGCATTTTTACCATACATGGCTTGAAATCAATTACatgtagaaagcatgtctataggagatATTAATCTAATCCGAATCGTTTCATTCATGAATAGAACTAAAATCAGTAATAACGAGTATCATTAGTTTCAGAGCCTATTACTTTAGTTAAAGTGTGCTTTCTTTTTTTACCAGCATGTACTCAGTTTATTTTTTAGACCTTATTATTTTATGGCTTTCCTGAAttcaatagataccatgcctataggatccttgtccgacACTTATGCAAGACTTAGGATAAAAGCTGTAAACTGAATCCGTTccattaactacaaccagcagacaggcctgattcgggcttcttatctgagatatgcaataaatcagtctgcctcaacctctaAGTTCTTTCACATTCAATATTTAATCAGACCTTAAATTgtacgtgcaagacatgctaaattacgtgcttctttgacTAAAAGAGGTATATATCTGAGCCTTTTTTGactgttatgtgctttcccccaattTGTTATACATGTTCTTGCATGTcgacttagaattttgcctttgaaactataAATAAGCCGATATCCCTTCCctataggattagtagtcctgAATGCCTCTGGGACTGACAAGATTAGggcgggtaataacatgcaatgaGTAAACGAGatcattccgcgctttaataccttaatggggtgggaagggtagatatggatatgatgaccacgcgataatgccACGCGTAACCCCTCATTATGGAGTGATTACCGAGCTTTGTGTGggggtgatccatattagtaataaacctaggaccccctttcctttatttcttatctcttttaaagaatttcaaacttttttttttttaagaaaaatcagctttcttttagttcttttcaACTTTATTTGTTTGTAAACCCTTATGTGAAAATACCCtcttatttgaaactttatttGTTTacgtgttatttgcacctaagttcacaacaatagtctggccaggaaccacactagtgaatcctgagaggtacctaacaccttccccttgggataatttcaagcccttaccttatctctagttactcaaatcaaactctcttggtgtcctaatgcaccctaatcattaggtggagattattcaaattcaaacccaattcccaaaagggaatgagttgtcctcccaaatgtcatgaacccgatttcgctcgagaaaaaaggggcgcgacagcgtgaTACTTCCGCAACATCAATACATggaaaactggatgaactcccgacaagctgggaggtaaagcaagctcgtaagcaacctccccaactcgcctcaacacctcaaatgggcaaataaaccttgggctcaacttgcccttcttcccggaTCTCATAATatccttcattggcgagactttcaagaggaccttctcgccaaccatgaataatacatcacgcgccttctgatccgcgtaactcttctgctTGAACTGAGTTGgtcgaagcctctcctgaatcaactttacctcctccaaggcatctttcactaagtctgtaccgtataacttagcctcacccggctcaaaccacccgataggagaacgacatcatcgaccatataaagcctcaaatggagccatctctatgttggactgatagatgttgttgtaagcgaactctgccaagggcaagaactgatcccactgtcctccaaagtcaatcacacatgctctgagcatgtcctccaaaatttgaactgtgcGCTCTGACTGTCCGTCGGTCTGAAGGTGGAATGCTATGCTAAGCTCTacgcgggtccccaactcactctgaacggctctccagaagtGGGAACTGaattgagggcctctatctgatatgattgaaataggcacaccgtgcaaccagactatctcccgaatgtaaatctgagccaatCTCTATGAAGTGTAAGTAGTCACAATCGGGATAAAGTGtgtcgacttggtcaacctatcaacaatgacccacactgcatcaagcTTTCGCAAGGTCcggggcaacccaactacgaagtccaagtaatgcgctcccacttccactctggtatatgcatctgctgaagtaagccacttggcctctggtgttcatacttaacctgctggcaattcaaacacctagccacatactccactatgtctttcttcatcctccgctgccaataatgctgcctcaagtcacgatacattttcgtagcacccggatgaatggaataacgTGAACTGTGTGCCttctctagaatcctctcccttagaccatcaacattaggaacacataggtgaCCCTGGAGTtgcagaacaccatcctcaccaatagaaacctccttggcactaccctgcAGCACTCTCTCTCTGAGaaccgccaaatgtggatcattgaactgtcgggccttgatctgccccaataatgaagactgagcgacaACACACGCAAGGAcccggctgggctctgaaatatctaatctcacaagtttgttagccaaggactaaatgtccaaggctagtggcttctcctctactgaaatgaatgccaagctacccatactttATGCTTTCCTGTTTAAGGCGTCCGCAACCACATTTgtcttgcccggatgataaagaatggtgatgtcatagtccttcagtaactcaagccatctacgctgcctcaaattgagatccctctacttgaacaaatTATGTAAGTTGTGATGATCaatgtaaacctcacatgacaccccatacagataatgcctccatatcttaagagcatgaacaatcgtcgccaactctagatcgtgcacatgataattcttctcatgaatcttcagctggcgtgaagcatatgcaataactcgtccctcctacatcaatacacaacccaaaccaatgcgtgaagcatcataatatacagtatacatccctgaaccgaaaggcaacacaagaactggtgcagtagtcaaagctgtcttgagcttctgaaagctcatctcacaatcatcggactaacggaacggagcacccttctgggtcaatctagtcagaggtgatgcaatagatgaaaagccctgcacgaatctcctgtaataacctactaaccccaggcaactcctgatctcggtcactgaagtaggacgttGCCAGCTCTgaattgcctcaatcttcttgggatccaccttaataccctctcatGACACAATATTCCCCAAGAATGCCattgactctagccaaaactcacacttggagaacttagcatatagcttctgctctcgcaaggtctgaagcactactctcaaatgttgctcgtgctcccctaggctacgtgagtatatcaaaatattgtcaatgaagaagatgacaaaggaatcaatataaggtctgaacaccttgttcatcaagtccataaacacAGCAAGGGCATTAGTCaggccaaaggacatcaccagaaacacataatggccatatctggtATGGAAcacagtcttcggaacatctgagTCCTGAATCCTCAACTAATAGTACCttgatctcaagtcaatcttaaagaacaccctagcaccctgcaactagtcgaacaaatcatcaatgcgtgacaacgggtacttgttcttgatggtagccttattcaactggcggtaatcaatgcacatccgcatagtcccatccttcttctttacaaacaacactggtgcaccccaaggtgacatacttggtctaacaaacccctttgctaacaactcctcaagttgctccttcaactctttcaactcctttggagccatacggtacggtggaatagataggctgggtacctggagccaaatcaatacaaaaatcaatatcgcGATCCagtggcatgccaggaagatcagaaggaaacacatcggcgaactcccgAACTACTGAAACTGAATCAATCGTCagagactctgcggtggtgtcccgaacataagccaaataagccaaacaccccttctcgaccatatgccaagacttcaggaaagagataacccaactagatgtatcaactgtggaacccttccatTCTAAACCTAGAAACCCTAGCATCACTAATGTAACAGTTTTGGCATGGCAATTAAGGACGGTGTGGCATAAGGATAACCAATCTATGCCTAGAATGACCTtaaagtcgatcatatcaagcaataTGAGATCTACTCTAGTCTCGAAACcatagaatgtgaccacacaggactggtagatccgatccacatctatagaatctcccacatgagtggacacatggacaggagtgcccaaaggctcaggagCAATAACCAAAAAACGAGCAaatagagatgatacatatgaataggtggaccctggatcaaataatactgaagcatctctactgcagacaaaaataatacctgtgataacgatatctgaggccaatgcatctagTCTGGCTGGAAGGCATAGAATCTGACTGGAGcgccggctggctggcctccacctgactgagcagtAGCTGGATGACCTCTCTctgtctggcctccacctctaggacggcctcTACCATTCTGTCCCCCACCTCTAGGCGGCTGGGCAACCAGTGCTAGAATCATAGGTTGTTGGCCCTACTGTAttgccttgccccgaagcctgGGGTAGGTCTTTTTCATGTGACCTGGATCTCCACACTCGAGCAACCTCTCGGCACCATAGCCTACTGTTTTGAAGCCTGACCCTGATGGCCTAAATACCCACCGAAGGAACTCGGAATGGCTGGAGGACGGTATGAACTCTCTAGCGTAGCACTGGAATAGGAACCAAAAGAACCCTAGGAACCTGAATGTCCACTGGAAGAACCCTAAATAGCTGGCGGACGATAAGAACTCTCTAGTATGGCGCTGAAATAGGGGCGTGCTggagcaccctgagcaagtggtgctgctgaatatgggggtctgttgggctgacccctcccaaactgacctctacccctagccggggcacctctgaactctccggaGAATCTAGCCCTCTTATCTTGCTGCATCTGCTCCCTACCTCTCAGACGGTAACCCTCgatcctccgagcaatctccaccactagctgataagaagtcctcatctccacctctcgggccatgttggCCCTAATGCCAGAATGCAACCCTGGAACGAACCTCCGTACCCTCTCTGCGTCAGTAGAAAGTATCATCAATGCATGGCGGGATGACTCAGAAAACCTCGTCTCATAATCGATCACGGACATCTGACCCTACTCAAGTTGCTTAAACTGATACCacagctcttccctctcagagggtggaatatacctttCCAAAAATAACTGCGTGAACTGACTccaagtgatgggaggagaacctgcggGCCTACCAAGAAcgtaagactgccaccatctacaggCCTTGCCCTtcagctgaaaagtagtgaagtcaaccctatgcgactccaatatcctcatgttgtgcagtctgtccctacacctatcaatgaaatcctgagcatcctcatgacgctcacccccgaaggcaggagggtgaagtctagtccatctatccaacaaCTTCTGTGGGTTACCATCCACAGCCGGTTTGGGCTCGGGCACCACTGTAGCAACTAGCCGAGCCCCATCCacgggtagtgcacccggagtgTGATACACTGCAGCTTCATgaccaggagcctgagcagtaggggtttaTGCTCCCCTTCCTGCCTGTGATATAGCtggatccgctggaaataaaccagcctgagtcatggtgtccatgaaccgcagcatacggcccatgacctcccgGAAACCTGGTACTGTCATTAAGTCTGCCGGGAtaggctcagctgcgggcacctcgccctgctcctcaatgataGGATCTCCCGCAGGATCTGCCATTGGTGCTACTGGTACAACTCTAggatgccctcgtcccctacctcaggCCGGTGCCCTCCCCTGGCCTCTGCCTCAGCCTCTAGCAACGAGAGGAGCAGCTCCTCCCGAGTCTGGAACATCAgtcgtgcgtgtcctcaccatctgtgagagaatagaagagggaaatttagcataccaaccactgcacgataggaaatgaataaatagtagtttcctaacaccctataacctctcgaagataaatacagacgtctacgTACCGATCTTCAAGattctattaggtttgcccatgacttgtgagacctacatgaACCTAACGCTCTGATATCATGTTGTCACGACCTAATTTTATTTcaagtcatgatggcgcccaacaccgttgtcgggcaagccaacgcggaaatatTAATAAGTTCTAGTTTTACTTTTTCCAAAATAGTTGCCACAATCTCTAAGTTTGAATTTAAAACAAGCGATAGTTAACATCGTACcataataattatacaatcccAACAAAatatagtctactaatgtgtgtgccaagacctggtgtcacaagtatatgggcatctagtaggatatacaaaagaataattatatcctactgtctgaaatagaatagacaaccaAAAGTAAAGAAAGACTCCATCAGGCTGCTGAACGACATAGGAAGGGAGCAGCCCACCATGGAATCTCGAGTCGGATCAAGAGTATGCACCAACCTGGTAACCAGATGTGCCTGCTTCAaatcctatacaattaagtacagaagtatagtatgagtacataaacaatatgtacccagtaagtatcctgtctaatctcaaaaaagtagagacgagaggtcgacttgacacttactagggtcaaataatatgagaaagtgtTATACTAAGCATGGATAGCACAAATGATTAACAATTTATAGAAAGGAGTAAAAAGTCCTTTCCTAACTGATATCACAGTTAGCCATTTATATTTCAGGGCATGTAACAAAGTTCAGTCCACAATAATATACCGAGCAAGAAGCATACGCAAGTAGTGCCGAGGTCATACGgctcgatccaacataaaaataaagtgTGCACTGCCGAAGGGTCGAActgcgcgaaccatagatgcatctattaccccgctcgcgaatcatacatgcgacgcggtcaaatgtaATTAAGCACAACAAACAGACAGACAAGAATATATCAGGGGAACAATTAATCACAGAAATGTCAACTTCTCTTTAAAAGATCAAGAAAGTATTGTATCTCGTATTAATTTCATTTACCACATTCAACATAATTTAAGCAATCCAAATTAACCATAAAGTCACAAGAATATcacataaagcatgcttttgggtcctagactatccggacttaagcataatagtggctacgcacgaactctcgtcacctagtacgtacgtagcccccgcattttgtggcaaattattcaattattacacctatgggaaCATTtatctcttacaaggttagataggagactcacctcgctccaaagcgtaCTCCCAATATCAAGAAtatgctcaaaccctcaatttggagccgaacgatccgaaactaattaaacgaggtaggaactagtcaatacaaacTCAAGAGTTCGCATTTTAATTACTAAAGTAATTTCTCAatcttaaacacaagtttcctaaaatatGACCCCGGGTCCACGTGTCCGAATTCTGGAACTTTTCGAagaagttgttctttataacataaggatcaataatatatgatttctacttaaTTCTAtgacaaatttcgtggttaaatctaacttttataaAAACTTTAAGTTTTgctctaatcccatgattttccttaatctttgtgtgttaatctacccgaggttcaagtattaaactaggaataaataggatgaacttacctcaagatgctaggtggaagtcttctctcaagaactccaaaatcgcccaataaatgagtgaaaatgagcaaaaatggccTAGAGCCCGTAATAAATGAAGGTCACTACTTCAGTGatttccacatctgcggtcctGGGCCGCACCTGGGACCACTGCATCTGCGGAAAGACGTCCGCTTATGTAGAAATTCAGTCAGGCCACTAGGCCGCTTCTGCCGAagcttagccgcttctgcggcttctggcttggcctgccttggccgcttctgcgagagaacgactgcttctgcggtctcgtacctgcggctgaccaaccgcaggtgcggttatgacagaagactggagcttcagctccttcccaagttttccaacttcactcgagcctcacccgattgacgctcggggcctcCGGGCCCCGCTCGAACATactgacaagtttgaaatcatgaaacagactcgctcgaaccctcggaacgcccgaaacaacgctaaatctaagaatcaccccctaaaaccaattgaatcaaatgtatgaacttcaagttcttcaattcacttctaacgcaccgaaacgtacttatactactcggattgacaccaaatttagtaggcaagtcttaaatgttatattggacctgtacggggatccggaaccaacatacgggcctgataccaatatgatcaagcattatttaatttcattaaatccttagaatttcagtttaacaatttctaacaaaaa
The Nicotiana sylvestris chromosome 11, ASM39365v2, whole genome shotgun sequence DNA segment above includes these coding regions:
- the LOC138881841 gene encoding uncharacterized protein, producing MILALVAQPPRGGGQNGRGRPRGGGQTERGHPATAQSGSTYSYVSSLFARFLVIAPEPLGTPVHVSTHVGDSIDVDRIYQSCVVTFYGFETRVDLILLDMIDFKVILGIDWLSLCHTVLNCHAKTVTLVMLGFLGLEWKGSTVDTSSWVISFLKSWHMVEKGCLAYLAYVRDTTAESLTIDSVSVVREFADVFPSDLPGMPLDRDIDFCIDLAPDISEPSRVLACVVAQSSLLGQIKARQFNDPHLAVLRERVLQGSAKEVSIGEDGVLQLQGHLCVPNVDGLRERILEKAHSSRYSIHPDLVKDALEEVKLIQERLRPTQFKQKSYADQKARDVLFMVGEKVLLKVSPMKDIMRSGKKGKLSPRFICPFEVLRRVGEVAYELALPPSLSGVHPVFHVLMLRKYHAVAPLFSRAKSGS